A window of Microcystis aeruginosa FD4 contains these coding sequences:
- a CDS encoding GNAT family N-acetyltransferase, with product MVFWKRLFNSSEVTASPDYSGDLVEVAQNDLGQTRVFFSTDRELDLYELEELCDSVGWARRPLRKVKKAIECSFLVVSMWEVRGNRRRLVGFARATSDHAFNATVWDVVVHPHYQSKGFGKALMKFMIRKLRGEDISNITLFADPQVVDFYRRLGFVLDPEGIKGMFWYPD from the coding sequence ATGGTTTTTTGGAAAAGATTGTTTAATAGCTCGGAAGTCACGGCATCACCTGACTATTCGGGGGACTTGGTAGAGGTTGCCCAGAATGACCTCGGACAGACGCGAGTGTTTTTTAGTACCGATCGAGAGCTAGATCTATATGAGTTAGAAGAACTTTGTGACTCGGTAGGTTGGGCCCGTCGTCCTTTACGCAAAGTTAAAAAGGCGATCGAATGTAGTTTTTTAGTGGTGTCGATGTGGGAAGTGCGAGGTAATCGCCGTCGTTTAGTGGGTTTTGCTCGTGCCACTTCCGATCACGCTTTTAATGCTACGGTCTGGGATGTGGTTGTTCATCCTCACTATCAAAGTAAAGGCTTTGGTAAAGCATTAATGAAATTTATGATCAGGAAGTTGCGGGGTGAGGACATCAGTAATATAACTCTTTTCGCCGATCCGCAGGTGGTGGATTTCTATCGTCGTCTCGGTTTTGTTCTCGATCCCGAAGGTATCAAAGGGATGTTTTGGTATCCCGATTAA
- a CDS encoding DNA-directed RNA polymerase subunit beta': protein MFYNQTVDKGKLKKLIAWAYQNYGSARCSQMADELKNLGFRFATKAGVSISVDDLTVPPAKRQMIESAEQEIRQTEQRYVRGEITEVERFQKVIDTWNSTSESLKDEVIRNFQVTDPLNSVYMMAFSGARGNMSQVRQLVGMRGLMANPQGEIIDLPIKTNFREGLTVTEYVISSYGARKGLVDTALRTADSGYLTRRLVDVSQDVIVREADCGTNRYIELTAMTDGDRVLIPLSDRLLGRSLAEDVVVNGEVIATRNQIIDDETAEKLGKLVDKIKVRSPLTCEAARSVCQTCYGWSLAHGHPVDMGEAVGIIAAQSIGEPGTQLTMRTFHTGGVFTGEVARQVRSPFEGTVRFLPGLSIRNVRTRHGDERDQVEAPGEIKLTPKDKTKETVTYSLTPGSLLFVTDGATVSEEQLLAEITSDKVQKSTEKATKDVTSDLAGEVLFSQLVPEEKTDRQGNTTRIAQRGGLLWILSGEVYNLPTGAEPVVSNGDQVQVGDVLAETKLVSTNGGLVRLAPNSREIDIVTASVSLDQAEVKVESSAGREQFIIHTGDGQRFLLKTTPGTKVQNHAIVAELIDDRYQTHTGGMIKYVDIEVAKGGRKQGYEITKGGTILWIPEETHEVNKDISLLQVEDGQYVEAGEEVVKDVFCNSSGVVEVIQKNDILREIIVKPGLLFMDIEPESSGIAQEQLIYPGTQLTPEVTIEELRQAEWVETNEGLGLLLRPVQEFTVEDQSTSPTQGSANQEGGRHIELRSVQRIFFKDGERVKSVEGCQLISTQLVLEISSEEPESVSHLTADIELEPIEDSDCQRLQLVILESLVLRRDSDNDPLGGNIQTRVLVQDGDEIPPGAVVARTEIQCKEAGEIRGIRKGSEAVRRLLIVSDRDEFILPLAVAPTVKAGDLVIAEAEIAAGVLAPNSGQVLAVDKTTTGYEIRLRKARPYRVSAGAILHIDEGDLVQRGDNLVLLVFERSKTGDIIQGLPRIEELLEARKPKEACVLARKPGVCQVEYQDSEIVDIKVVEDDSTISEYPLLGSQNPLVSDNQRIDVGQALTDGQANPHEILEVFFNYYVDSLGSYEAALKALEKTQMFLVDQVQSVYQSQGIDIADKHIEVIVRQMTSKVRIDDGGDTSMLPGELLELRQVETVNEAMSITGGAAAKYTPVLLGITKASLNTDSFISAASFQETTRVLTEAAIEGKSDWLRGLKENVIIGRLIPAGTGFNSHENMAGISDYTPPEEEYNYNNRSYYAPPSGLGLPPRPGFGDSSEDSDMILDDQTARAYAEGDVVDLEDDEMAFLSSRGSSRFSRQPISDHWSEADEEGDEEDFEEDYEEE, encoded by the coding sequence ATGTTTTATAACCAAACTGTTGACAAAGGAAAACTGAAAAAACTGATCGCTTGGGCCTATCAAAACTACGGTTCGGCGCGCTGTTCACAAATGGCCGATGAATTGAAAAACCTCGGGTTTCGTTTCGCTACCAAAGCAGGGGTTTCCATTAGTGTGGATGATTTAACCGTACCGCCGGCTAAACGACAGATGATCGAAAGTGCCGAACAGGAAATCCGGCAAACCGAACAGCGTTATGTGCGCGGGGAAATCACCGAAGTGGAACGCTTCCAAAAAGTAATCGACACTTGGAATAGTACATCCGAATCACTTAAAGATGAAGTAATTCGCAACTTCCAAGTTACCGATCCCCTCAACTCCGTCTATATGATGGCTTTCTCCGGGGCGCGGGGTAATATGAGCCAAGTGCGTCAGTTAGTCGGAATGCGGGGATTAATGGCTAATCCCCAGGGGGAAATTATTGACCTCCCGATTAAGACTAACTTCCGGGAAGGATTGACCGTTACCGAATACGTTATTTCCTCCTACGGGGCCCGCAAAGGTTTAGTTGATACCGCTCTACGGACGGCAGATTCTGGTTATCTGACCCGTCGTCTCGTGGATGTGTCCCAAGATGTCATCGTCCGCGAGGCAGATTGTGGCACCAATCGTTACATCGAATTAACCGCTATGACCGATGGCGATCGCGTGTTAATTCCCTTAAGCGATCGCCTATTAGGTCGTTCCTTGGCCGAAGATGTGGTGGTCAATGGAGAAGTGATCGCCACCCGCAACCAGATTATCGATGACGAAACCGCCGAAAAACTGGGCAAACTCGTCGATAAAATCAAAGTCCGCAGCCCCTTAACCTGTGAAGCGGCCCGCTCGGTTTGCCAAACCTGTTACGGTTGGAGTCTGGCCCACGGTCATCCGGTGGATATGGGGGAAGCAGTGGGGATTATTGCCGCCCAATCGATCGGGGAACCGGGGACTCAGTTAACCATGCGTACCTTCCACACCGGGGGCGTATTTACCGGAGAAGTGGCCCGGCAAGTGCGGAGTCCCTTCGAGGGAACCGTGCGTTTTCTGCCGGGGTTAAGTATCCGTAACGTGCGAACTCGCCACGGGGATGAACGGGATCAGGTGGAGGCCCCGGGGGAAATTAAATTAACACCCAAGGATAAAACTAAAGAAACTGTCACCTACTCTTTAACTCCAGGTTCGCTGCTATTCGTCACCGATGGCGCAACGGTGAGCGAGGAACAGTTACTAGCGGAAATCACCTCCGATAAAGTCCAAAAATCCACGGAAAAAGCCACAAAAGACGTAACCAGTGACTTAGCTGGCGAGGTGCTATTCTCCCAATTAGTGCCGGAGGAAAAAACCGATCGCCAAGGCAATACCACCCGCATCGCCCAACGGGGGGGATTACTATGGATTCTCTCCGGAGAAGTGTATAACTTGCCAACTGGGGCCGAACCCGTGGTCAGTAACGGCGATCAAGTACAAGTAGGAGATGTTCTAGCGGAAACTAAGTTAGTATCCACTAACGGCGGTTTGGTGCGTTTAGCCCCCAATAGCCGGGAAATCGATATCGTCACCGCTTCCGTGTCCTTGGATCAGGCCGAAGTAAAAGTAGAAAGTAGTGCCGGTCGGGAACAATTTATTATTCATACGGGAGACGGTCAACGCTTCCTGCTGAAAACTACTCCGGGGACAAAAGTACAGAATCATGCCATTGTCGCCGAGTTAATCGATGATCGCTATCAAACCCACACTGGCGGGATGATTAAATACGTCGATATCGAAGTCGCCAAAGGCGGCCGTAAACAGGGTTATGAAATCACCAAAGGCGGCACGATCCTCTGGATTCCCGAAGAAACCCACGAAGTCAATAAAGATATCTCCCTCTTACAGGTGGAAGATGGGCAGTATGTGGAGGCAGGGGAAGAAGTGGTTAAAGATGTCTTCTGTAACTCTAGCGGTGTGGTGGAAGTCATCCAGAAAAATGACATCCTCCGGGAGATTATTGTCAAACCAGGGCTGTTATTTATGGATATAGAACCGGAATCCTCCGGAATTGCCCAAGAACAGTTAATTTACCCAGGGACACAGTTGACTCCTGAAGTCACGATCGAGGAGTTACGGCAAGCGGAATGGGTGGAAACTAACGAGGGTTTGGGGTTACTACTGCGACCAGTACAGGAGTTCACCGTAGAAGACCAATCCACTTCTCCGACCCAAGGTTCCGCTAACCAAGAAGGAGGACGACATATCGAACTGCGATCGGTGCAGCGCATTTTCTTTAAGGACGGGGAAAGAGTTAAATCCGTCGAGGGTTGTCAACTGATCAGCACCCAATTAGTCCTAGAAATTTCTAGCGAAGAACCAGAATCGGTCTCCCATCTGACGGCCGATATCGAGTTAGAACCGATTGAGGACAGTGATTGTCAGCGTTTACAGTTAGTTATTCTGGAATCTCTGGTGCTGCGTCGAGATAGTGATAATGATCCTTTAGGGGGTAATATTCAGACTCGCGTTCTCGTCCAAGATGGCGATGAAATTCCACCGGGGGCAGTGGTGGCCCGGACCGAGATCCAGTGTAAGGAAGCTGGAGAAATTCGCGGGATTCGCAAGGGCAGCGAAGCGGTGCGCCGTCTTTTAATTGTGAGTGACCGTGACGAGTTTATTCTCCCGCTCGCTGTTGCTCCCACCGTCAAAGCCGGGGATCTGGTAATCGCCGAAGCCGAGATCGCTGCCGGAGTTTTAGCCCCCAATTCCGGTCAAGTGCTGGCCGTTGACAAAACCACCACTGGCTATGAAATCCGTCTGCGTAAAGCCCGACCCTACCGAGTATCGGCTGGGGCAATTCTGCACATCGATGAGGGAGATCTGGTCCAACGGGGCGATAATTTGGTGCTGTTGGTGTTTGAGCGCTCGAAAACCGGGGATATCATTCAAGGTTTACCGAGAATCGAAGAACTGCTCGAAGCCCGCAAACCGAAAGAGGCTTGTGTCCTAGCACGCAAACCGGGAGTTTGTCAAGTGGAGTACCAAGATTCTGAGATTGTCGATATTAAGGTGGTCGAGGATGACAGCACGATCAGTGAATATCCGCTTTTAGGCAGTCAAAACCCTCTGGTGAGCGATAATCAGCGTATCGATGTGGGCCAGGCGTTAACCGATGGTCAGGCTAATCCCCACGAGATTTTAGAGGTGTTCTTTAATTATTATGTGGATAGCTTGGGCAGTTACGAGGCAGCCCTGAAAGCCTTGGAAAAAACCCAGATGTTCCTCGTCGATCAGGTACAGTCGGTCTATCAATCCCAAGGGATCGATATTGCCGATAAACATATTGAAGTGATCGTGCGTCAGATGACCTCTAAGGTGCGGATCGATGACGGCGGTGATACCAGTATGTTACCCGGGGAATTGTTGGAACTGCGACAGGTGGAGACGGTAAACGAAGCCATGTCGATCACCGGTGGGGCGGCAGCTAAATATACGCCTGTACTACTGGGGATCACCAAAGCTTCCTTGAATACCGATAGCTTTATCAGTGCCGCCTCCTTCCAAGAAACCACCCGCGTCCTCACCGAAGCGGCGATCGAAGGCAAGTCTGACTGGTTACGGGGTCTCAAGGAAAACGTGATTATCGGTCGTCTGATTCCAGCGGGTACTGGCTTCAATTCCCACGAAAACATGGCGGGGATCAGCGATTACACCCCCCCAGAGGAGGAATATAACTACAACAATCGTAGCTATTACGCTCCCCCCAGCGGCCTCGGCTTGCCCCCTCGTCCCGGTTTCGGCGATAGTAGTGAGGATAGCGATATGATTCTTGACGATCAAACCGCTCGCGCCTACGCTGAGGGTGATGTGGTCGATTTAGAGGATGATGAGATGGCTTTCCTCTCTTCCCGCGGCAGCAGTCGCTTTAGTCGCCAACCCATCAGCGATCACTGGTCAGAAGCTGATGAGGAAGGAGATGAGGAAGATTTCGAGGAGGATTACGAAGAAGAATAA
- the rpoB gene encoding DNA-directed RNA polymerase subunit beta — translation MNNLTFNLLPDLIEIQHSSFRWFLEEGLIEELNSFSPISDYTGKLELHFLGQDYRLKEPKYNVDEAKRRDSSYSVQMYVPTRLINKETGENIEQEVFIGDLPLMTERGTFIINGAERVIVNQIVRSPGVYYKAEIDKNGRRTYSASLIPNRGAWLKFETDKNGLVWVRIDKTRKLSAQVLLKAIGLSDNEIFDSLRHPEFYQKTLDKEGNPTEEEALLDLYRKLRPGEPPTVTGGQQLLESRFFDNKRYDLGRVGRYKLNKKLRLNVPDNQRVLTTTDILAAIDYLINLEFDIGNTDDIDHLGNRRVRSVGELLQNQVRVGLNRLERIIRERMTVSESQNLTPASLVNPKPLVAAIKEFFGSSQLSQFMDQTNPLAELTHKRRISALGPGGLTRERAGFAVRDIHPSHHGRICPVETPEGPNAGLIGSLATYARVNDYGFIETPCYVVENGRVRYDLPVKYLTADEEDDLRVAPGDVATDENGYILGETIPVRYRQEFSTTSPEQVDYVCVSPVQIVSVATSLIPFLEHDDANRALMGSNMQRQAVPLLRPERPLVGTGLEAQAARDSGMVIVSRTNGVVSYVDANRIRIKVADEDKEIFGKSEIEYEIQKYQRSNQDTCLNQRPLVYQSEQVVPGQIIADGSATEGGEIALGQNILVAYMPWEGYNYEDAILISERLVAQDVYTSIHIEKYEIEARQTKLGPEEITREIPNVGEDALRNLDERGIIRIGAWVEASDILVGKVTPKGESDQPPEEKLLRAIFGEKARDVRDNSLRVPNGEKGRVVDVRVFTREQGDELPPGANMVVRVYVAQKRKIQVGDKMAGRHGNKGIISRILPLEDMPYLPDGRPVDIVLNPLGVPSRMNVGQVFECLLGWAGENLGVRFKITPFDEMYGEEASRLTVHGLLESASKKPNRDWVFKEEHAGKVTVYDGRTGDPFDRPVTVGMAYMLKLVHLVDDKIHARSTGPYSLVTQQPLGGKAQQGGQRFGEMEVWALEAYGAAYTLQELLTVKSDDMQGRNEALNAIVKGKPIPRPGTPESFKVLMRELQSLGLDIAVHKVENAPDGTSRDVEVDLMVDVGRRAPSRPTYESLTTEDLEEEESEV, via the coding sequence ATGAACAATCTTACCTTTAACCTCTTACCCGACCTCATCGAAATCCAACACTCCAGTTTTCGTTGGTTTTTGGAAGAAGGACTGATCGAGGAACTGAATAGCTTTTCCCCCATCAGCGACTATACAGGTAAATTAGAACTACATTTTCTCGGTCAGGACTACAGACTCAAAGAACCGAAATACAACGTCGATGAAGCCAAACGACGCGATAGCAGCTATTCCGTTCAGATGTACGTTCCCACCCGTTTAATCAACAAAGAAACGGGAGAAAACATCGAACAGGAAGTCTTTATCGGCGATTTACCCCTGATGACCGAACGGGGAACCTTTATCATTAACGGGGCCGAACGAGTCATCGTCAATCAGATCGTCCGTTCTCCAGGTGTTTACTACAAGGCCGAAATCGACAAAAACGGTCGCCGTACTTACTCCGCTTCCCTGATTCCCAACCGAGGAGCTTGGTTAAAATTTGAAACCGACAAAAACGGCTTAGTCTGGGTCAGAATCGACAAAACCCGCAAATTATCCGCCCAAGTTCTCCTGAAAGCGATCGGATTGAGCGATAACGAAATCTTTGACTCCCTACGCCATCCCGAATTCTACCAAAAAACCCTCGACAAAGAAGGCAATCCCACCGAAGAAGAGGCCCTCCTCGACCTGTACCGCAAACTACGCCCCGGGGAACCCCCCACCGTCACGGGAGGACAACAACTGCTCGAATCGCGCTTTTTTGACAATAAACGCTACGATCTCGGTCGCGTTGGTCGTTATAAACTCAACAAAAAACTACGCCTCAACGTCCCCGATAACCAGCGCGTTCTGACCACCACCGACATCTTAGCGGCGATCGACTACCTAATTAACCTCGAATTTGACATCGGCAACACCGACGACATCGACCACCTCGGCAACCGTCGCGTCCGTTCCGTGGGTGAACTGCTCCAAAACCAAGTGCGAGTGGGTTTAAACCGCTTAGAAAGAATCATTCGGGAACGGATGACCGTCAGCGAATCCCAAAACCTCACCCCCGCTTCCCTAGTCAACCCGAAACCCCTAGTAGCGGCGATTAAAGAATTCTTTGGTTCCTCGCAACTCTCCCAGTTCATGGATCAAACCAATCCCCTAGCGGAATTGACCCATAAACGCCGCATTTCCGCCCTTGGGCCGGGCGGTCTGACCCGGGAACGGGCTGGTTTTGCCGTGCGCGACATTCACCCCTCCCACCACGGCCGCATTTGTCCGGTGGAAACCCCAGAAGGTCCCAACGCCGGTTTAATCGGTTCCCTGGCCACCTACGCTCGCGTCAACGACTACGGTTTTATTGAAACCCCCTGTTATGTGGTGGAAAATGGCCGAGTCCGCTACGATCTCCCCGTTAAATACTTGACCGCCGACGAAGAAGACGATCTGCGGGTAGCACCGGGAGATGTGGCCACCGATGAAAATGGTTATATCCTCGGCGAAACTATCCCAGTGCGCTATCGGCAGGAATTCTCCACCACTTCCCCCGAACAAGTGGACTACGTTTGTGTTTCCCCCGTCCAAATTGTCTCGGTGGCCACTTCCCTGATTCCCTTCCTTGAACACGACGACGCTAACCGCGCCCTGATGGGTTCTAATATGCAACGACAAGCGGTTCCCCTGCTGCGTCCCGAACGTCCCCTTGTGGGTACGGGATTGGAAGCACAGGCCGCTCGCGACTCCGGCATGGTCATCGTTTCCCGTACCAATGGGGTCGTTTCCTACGTCGATGCTAACCGGATTCGCATCAAAGTGGCGGATGAAGACAAAGAGATTTTTGGCAAGAGCGAGATAGAGTACGAAATTCAGAAATATCAACGCTCTAACCAAGATACCTGCCTAAATCAGCGTCCTTTAGTCTATCAAAGTGAACAAGTTGTGCCGGGGCAGATCATCGCCGATGGTTCCGCCACCGAAGGAGGAGAAATCGCCCTCGGCCAGAATATCCTCGTCGCCTATATGCCCTGGGAAGGCTATAACTACGAAGACGCGATTTTAATCAGTGAAAGACTGGTGGCACAAGATGTCTATACCAGTATCCACATCGAAAAATACGAGATCGAAGCCCGTCAAACTAAACTCGGACCGGAGGAAATCACCAGGGAAATTCCCAACGTCGGTGAAGATGCCCTGCGAAACCTCGATGAACGCGGTATTATTCGCATCGGTGCCTGGGTAGAAGCCAGCGATATCCTCGTGGGGAAAGTCACCCCCAAAGGCGAATCGGACCAACCACCCGAAGAAAAACTACTGCGGGCAATTTTCGGCGAAAAGGCACGGGATGTACGGGATAACTCCCTGCGCGTCCCCAACGGCGAAAAAGGCCGGGTAGTAGATGTGCGGGTATTTACCCGCGAACAGGGGGATGAATTACCCCCCGGGGCCAATATGGTGGTGCGGGTTTACGTTGCCCAAAAACGCAAAATCCAAGTGGGCGATAAAATGGCGGGTCGTCACGGCAATAAAGGGATTATTTCTCGGATTCTGCCCCTAGAAGATATGCCCTACCTCCCCGATGGTCGTCCCGTCGATATCGTTCTCAATCCCCTGGGGGTTCCCAGTCGCATGAACGTCGGTCAGGTGTTTGAATGTTTACTGGGTTGGGCCGGCGAAAATCTAGGCGTACGCTTTAAGATTACTCCCTTTGACGAAATGTACGGGGAAGAAGCCAGCCGTTTGACCGTCCACGGATTGCTAGAAAGTGCCTCGAAAAAACCCAATCGCGATTGGGTGTTCAAGGAAGAACACGCGGGTAAAGTCACCGTCTACGATGGTCGCACCGGCGACCCCTTTGACCGTCCCGTTACCGTCGGTATGGCCTATATGTTAAAACTGGTTCACCTAGTTGATGATAAGATTCACGCCCGTTCTACTGGTCCCTACTCCTTGGTTACTCAGCAACCCCTGGGCGGTAAAGCTCAACAGGGGGGTCAACGCTTCGGAGAAATGGAAGTCTGGGCCCTGGAGGCCTACGGGGCGGCCTATACCTTGCAGGAATTGCTAACGGTAAAATCCGATGATATGCAAGGACGGAATGAGGCTTTAAATGCGATCGTAAAAGGCAAGCCGATTCCCCGCCCGGGTACGCCAGAATCCTTTAAGGTTTTGATGCGAGAATTGCAATCCCTCGGCCTCGATATCGCCGTTCACAAGGTGGAAAATGCCCCCGATGGTACTTCCCGTGATGTGGAGGTGGATCTGATGGTCGATGTCGGTCGTCGCGCCCCCTCTCGCCCCACCTACGAATCCTTAACCACGGAAGACCTTGAAGAAGAAGAATCGGAAGTGTAA
- a CDS encoding TatD family hydrolase gives MQLIDTHVHLNFDVLQADLPAISERWRSVGVVHLVHSCVEPEEFAAIKAIADQFEEISFAVGLHPLDAEKWRDNSADQIESLARSDRRVVAIGEMGLDFYKADNQEQQKQVFWRQLEIAHRLDKPVIIHCRDAAPVMREEISAFRQQVGKIGGVMHCWTGNPEETQWFLDLGFYISFSGIITFKNSKTVQAAAQIVPSDRLLIETDCPFLSPNPHRGKPCEPSFVRPVAETVARLRGVSLETLAEQTTQNARHLFQLPS, from the coding sequence ATGCAATTAATAGATACGCACGTTCATCTGAACTTTGACGTTTTGCAAGCCGACTTGCCCGCTATCTCCGAACGTTGGCGAAGTGTGGGAGTCGTTCATCTGGTTCACTCCTGTGTCGAACCAGAGGAATTTGCAGCGATTAAAGCCATTGCTGATCAATTTGAGGAAATTTCCTTCGCCGTCGGTTTACATCCCCTAGATGCCGAAAAATGGCGAGATAATAGTGCCGATCAGATCGAATCCCTAGCCCGATCTGATCGGCGCGTCGTGGCGATCGGGGAAATGGGTTTAGACTTCTATAAAGCGGATAATCAAGAGCAGCAAAAACAGGTCTTTTGGAGGCAGTTAGAAATCGCCCATCGTCTCGATAAACCCGTGATTATCCATTGTCGAGATGCAGCCCCGGTCATGCGGGAGGAAATCAGCGCCTTTCGGCAACAAGTGGGCAAAATTGGCGGCGTAATGCACTGCTGGACTGGCAACCCCGAAGAAACTCAATGGTTTTTAGATTTGGGTTTTTACATCAGCTTTAGCGGTATTATCACCTTCAAAAACAGTAAAACCGTGCAAGCTGCCGCCCAAATTGTTCCCAGCGATCGCCTACTGATCGAAACCGATTGCCCCTTTCTCTCACCCAATCCCCACCGCGGTAAACCTTGCGAACCCTCTTTCGTCCGACCTGTGGCCGAAACCGTCGCCCGTCTGCGCGGCGTTTCCCTCGAAACCCTAGCCGAACAAACCACCCAGAACGCCAGGCACTTATTTCAACTCCCCAGTTAA
- the rpsT gene encoding 30S ribosomal protein S20 yields MANTKSALKRVQISERNRLRNKAYKSAVRTLIKKCLVAVSAYGANPSPEGLESAQQALSEAYSKIDKAVKRNVLHRNNGARKKAGLAKALQKVSQAS; encoded by the coding sequence GTGGCTAATACAAAGTCTGCACTCAAACGAGTCCAAATCTCCGAAAGAAATCGTCTACGCAACAAAGCGTACAAGTCAGCCGTAAGAACCCTGATCAAAAAATGTCTTGTCGCTGTCTCGGCCTACGGAGCCAACCCCAGCCCAGAAGGGTTAGAAAGCGCCCAACAAGCTCTATCGGAAGCTTACAGTAAAATCGATAAAGCCGTCAAGCGCAACGTCTTGCACCGGAACAACGGCGCTAGAAAAAAAGCCGGTTTAGCCAAAGCTTTGCAAAAAGTTAGCCAAGCTTCCTAA
- the gmd gene encoding GDP-mannose 4,6-dehydratase has protein sequence MTEAKRALITGITGQDGSYLSELLLEKGYEVHGIIRRTSTFNTDRIDHIYIDPHQPDAKLFLHYGDLTDGTTLRRILEQVQPVEVYNLGAQSHVRVSFDAPEYTVDAVGVGVLRLLEAIRDYQKRTGIEVRFYQAGSSEMFGKVMEVPQKETTPFYPRSPYACAKVYGHWQTVNYRESYDLFACNGILFNHESPRRGETFVTRKITRALARIIAGQQQKLYLGNLDSKRDWGYAKDYVRAMWLMLQQEEPDDYVVATNETYSIREFLDISFQYVNLNWQDYVEFDQRYLRPAEVDLLIGDSTKAREKLGWQPSVTFEGLVKLMVDADLAALGINLNNGGDSQQLLKDLAYLRNRSLIAVD, from the coding sequence ATGACTGAAGCTAAACGCGCCCTAATTACCGGCATCACCGGTCAAGATGGTTCCTATCTGAGCGAATTATTATTAGAAAAGGGTTACGAAGTCCACGGTATCATCCGTCGTACCTCAACTTTTAACACCGATCGCATCGATCATATCTACATTGACCCCCACCAGCCGGATGCTAAATTATTTCTTCATTATGGCGACCTCACCGATGGGACGACCCTGCGGCGTATTCTCGAACAAGTGCAACCGGTAGAAGTGTATAATTTAGGCGCACAATCCCACGTGCGAGTCAGTTTTGATGCCCCAGAATACACCGTCGATGCTGTGGGGGTGGGAGTTTTGAGATTACTAGAAGCAATTCGGGATTACCAAAAAAGAACTGGCATCGAAGTGCGTTTCTATCAAGCAGGTTCCTCGGAAATGTTCGGGAAAGTCATGGAAGTTCCCCAAAAAGAAACCACGCCATTTTATCCTCGCAGTCCCTACGCTTGTGCGAAAGTTTACGGTCACTGGCAAACGGTCAACTATCGGGAATCCTACGACTTATTTGCCTGTAACGGCATTTTATTTAACCATGAATCCCCCCGTCGGGGAGAAACTTTTGTCACGCGCAAAATTACCCGCGCTTTGGCCAGAATTATTGCTGGACAACAGCAAAAACTCTATTTAGGAAATCTCGATTCTAAAAGAGATTGGGGTTATGCTAAGGATTATGTGCGGGCGATGTGGTTAATGTTACAACAGGAAGAACCGGATGACTATGTGGTGGCGACCAATGAAACCTATTCTATCCGGGAATTTCTCGATATTTCTTTCCAATACGTTAATTTAAATTGGCAGGATTATGTGGAGTTTGATCAACGTTATTTGCGTCCAGCGGAAGTGGATTTATTGATAGGAGATTCTACAAAAGCCAGAGAGAAATTAGGTTGGCAGCCGTCGGTGACGTTCGAGGGACTGGTAAAATTAATGGTAGATGCAGATTTAGCGGCTTTGGGGATTAATCTTAATAACGGTGGTGATAGCCAACAGTTATTAAAAGATTTGGCTTATCTTCGCAATCGTTCCTTAATTGCCGTCGATTAA